The genomic DNA TCCAAGCTGCGGTGGCGCTGGTGGTCGTGCATGCGGCGGACGACAGCATTGGGGGGGGTAAACCCATACGACAGCGACTGCCGCCGCACGTAGTACGTCCCAAACACGGCCGGGACAAAGACAATCAGCCGTCCGTCATCAGCCAAGTGGAGAAACAACTCCCAATCTTCGTTGCTGTTGATGCTCGGCTCGGTCTGAAGTCCGCCGCATTGCAGGAGCTGGCGCGCGTCGCACAGGCTGCACATGTCGGTTTCATTCATATGGAACACCGCTGACCGATAGACGACGTTTGACGTTAGCGCCCTGACACGCCCATCTTCCTTGACAATCAGATTGCCATAGACCACGGCCGCTCCGGTTTCCCGGATGGCGCGCCAAAACAGCCACAGGTTGGCGCCCTGGAGGATATTGTCGGCGTCGAGCCAGCAAATGTACCGGTAACGCGCCATCTGCAAAATTCGATTGCGGGCCGCCGCCGGTCCCTGCTGGTGGGGTTGAAATGACACCCGCAGGGGCAGGTCGCTCAACCAAGCGGATGCCTGGGCGAGCCATTCAACCGAGCCATCCCGCGAGGCGTCATCCACGACGATGAGTTCACCGGGCACACCCCGGGTGGCCAGCGTCTGGAGCGCCTGGCGGGCCGAGTTCACGCTGCGCGGCAAAAACAGGCGGTGATTCCAGTTCGCCATGCCAATGGTGATGCCGTCCGCTTTGTGAAGCCAAGTCATGCCAGCCACCCCAGGTCAGGATGGTACATCCGCCCGATCAGCCGTCCCTCGCGGCTGCGGAGTTCATCCTGGTCAAAGACTCGGCGCACCCGATGCGCCAACGACTCCGGCGCCACCGTATGCAGTGAGCCGGGCAGGCGGTAGTAGTACCCAAACACGGCCGGCACGAAGACAATCAAGGCCTCACGGGTCAGAAGGCGCAGCATCAGCTCCCAGTCTTCGAGCAGTCCGCGGGTGGTTTGATAGCCGCCGGCCGCCAGCGCGGCGGTCACGTCGAGCAGGGCAAAGCTGTCCACGTAATTTTGCCGATACACCCGCGACTGGAGCGCCTCGTTGGAAAGCAGCTCGGCCTCGGTCTCGCCCAGCACGAGCAGGTTCCCATAGGTCAGTGCCGCGTTGGTTTCGCATGCCGCGCGGTAAAACAACCCAAGATTTTCCGGTTCGAGCGCGTTGTCGGCGTCCAGCAGGCAGGCATGGCGGTAGGCGGCGTGCATCAGCCCGACATTGCGTGCCGCGCCGAGTCCGCTGTTTTTCCCCAGCCACACCACGCGCACCGTCAGGTCAGGGTAGTGCGCCGCCAGATTGAGCAAGTACTTCTGCGAGCCATCCCGTGAAGCATCA from Chloracidobacterium validum includes the following:
- a CDS encoding glycosyltransferase family 2 protein, producing the protein MTWLHKADGITIGMANWNHRLFLPRSVNSARQALQTLATRGVPGELIVVDDASRDGSVEWLAQASAWLSDLPLRVSFQPHQQGPAAARNRILQMARYRYICWLDADNILQGANLWLFWRAIRETGAAVVYGNLIVKEDGRVRALTSNVVYRSAVFHMNETDMCSLCDARQLLQCGGLQTEPSINSNEDWELFLHLADDGRLIVFVPAVFGTYYVRRQSLSYGFTPPNAVVRRMHDHQRHRSLEGRILGRVYHPDIGWLV
- a CDS encoding glycosyltransferase family 2 protein; translated protein: MAMEKRAGVSVLVPNWNHRFCLPRALRSAVAGLRRLQTVGISGELLVVDDASRDGSQKYLLNLAAHYPDLTVRVVWLGKNSGLGAARNVGLMHAAYRHACLLDADNALEPENLGLFYRAACETNAALTYGNLLVLGETEAELLSNEALQSRVYRQNYVDSFALLDVTAALAAGGYQTTRGLLEDWELMLRLLTREALIVFVPAVFGYYYRLPGSLHTVAPESLAHRVRRVFDQDELRSREGRLIGRMYHPDLGWLA